A region from the Sphaerodactylus townsendi isolate TG3544 linkage group LG01, MPM_Stown_v2.3, whole genome shotgun sequence genome encodes:
- the MLLT11 gene encoding protein AF1q produces the protein MRDTVNSQYNSFLYWRMPIPELDLSELECLELTDRAIYKPKGSYGNLSADRKKSGHGVFEEAGDKDVLLQFNSFNFWRAPIASITALDFDLL, from the coding sequence ATGAGGGACACGGTGAACTCCCAGTACAACTCCTTTCTTTACTGGAGGATGCCCATTCCGGAACTGGACCTGTCTGAGCTGGAATGCCTGGAGTTGACCGACAGGGCCATCTACAAGCCGAAGGGCAGCTACGGGAACCTGAGCGCCGACCGGAAGAAGTCGGGCCATGGCGTCTTCGAAGAAGCTGGCGACAAAGACGTCCTCCTCCAATTCAACAGCTTCAACTTCTGGAGGGCTCCGATAGCGAGTATCACTGCTCTGGATTTTGACCTTCTCTGA